The genomic region GGCGTTGCAGTCGGGGTAGCAGCAGCGTGGGTCGGTGGGGTCACCGAGTTGGTCGCTGGCGCAGGGGTTGCAGGCTTGGCCGCTACCGCTGGCTTTGGCGCTGCTGGCTTTTTGGCTACGGCCGGCTTCTTCGCCGCGGCCGGTTTGGCAGCCGGCTTGGCCGCTACAGGTTTTGCAGCCGCAGGTTTGGCGGCGGGTTTGGCTGCAACCGGCTTGGCTGCTGGTTTCGCAGCGGCTGGTTTGGCAGCAGACTTCGCTGCAGCAGGTTTAGCGGCAGCGGTTTTAGCCGCTGGCTTGGCTGCTGCTTTGGCTGCCGGCTTGGCTGCAGGTTTTGCAGCTGCTTTAGCGGCCACTGGTTTAGCGGCAGGCTTGGCGGCCGGTTTAGCCGCTGCGGTTTTAGCCGCAGGCTTGGCAGCCGGTTTTGCAGCCGCTTTGGCCGACGCCTTGGCGGCTGGCTTGGCTGCTGGTTTGGCGGCGGCCTTGACCAGCGGTTTAGCGGCGGACTTTGCAGCAGGCTTGGCCGCTGCAGTTTTCGCAGCCGGCTTGGCAGCCGGTTTAGCCGCAGCGGTTTTAGCCGCAACTGGCGCAGCTTTAAGGCCGGTGAGTTTTTCGATTTGCTTGGTCAAGGTATCGACCTTGCTGTGCAGCGCTTTCACTTCAGTACGGCTAGGTACGCCGAGTCGCGAAATGGCACTGTTCAGGCGCTTGTCAAAAGCCCCTTCCAGTTCGCCCCACTTATCGCTGATACGTGATTTGGCAGAACCGGCGGAAGCCTTTGCCGCATCGACTTGTTTACCCACTGTGCTCTTGGTCAACTTCTCGGCCTTCTCGCCGTCTTTA from Pseudomonas yamanorum harbors:
- a CDS encoding phasin family protein; this encodes MAGKKTTDKEGSSWIGEVEKYSRKIWLAGLGVYSKVSSDGGKYFETLVKDGEKAEKLTKSTVGKQVDAAKASAGSAKSRISDKWGELEGAFDKRLNSAISRLGVPSRTEVKALHSKVDTLTKQIEKLTGLKAAPVAAKTAAAKPAAKPAAKTAAAKPAAKSAAKPLVKAAAKPAAKPAAKASAKAAAKPAAKPAAKTAAAKPAAKPAAKPVAAKAAAKPAAKPAAKAAAKPAAKTAAAKPAAAKSAAKPAAAKPAAKPVAAKPAAKPAAAKPVAAKPAAKPAAAKKPAVAKKPAAPKPAVAAKPATPAPATNSVTPPTHAAATPTATPATPTPTSQS